GAACAGTGAAACCATCAATCCTTTCTTCAGAAAGCAAGGCAACACAACCGCCAAGGAGCAGTGCCACAGTATTGAGTTGGAGATATTGTGGATCGGAGTaacgtggtgttaaagaagagtcaagtcaaaaagtttaagtAGTTTTCGAAAGGACCATATACAATCTCGGAGGTGTTGTCGTCAGCCACTCTTAAGCTCCAACTACCCTTTTGTTTGATTGTTGTTCATGTCAACCATGTAAAGCCATTTAtgggtagatttcctgtagtatcGCAAGACGACGAGCACCGAACGAGAGGCAGACCAGCTGTTCTCAAACCCAGGAAGTGAGAATCGCGAGGTTGCAGTCCAGACTTCGAGGCCGAGGCATCGCCACATTCCGagcgatcctgttccagacaccccTACAATGTGTGTAAACGTGTGTGAGAGCAATGTGTGTATTTATTTCAGCCATGTGTTGTGAAAATTTTGTATTGAAGCTATTACACAAgtgcacaagtgaaactaaaccttttattccacaggttaccaAAAGAAACTTATTTACTTTATGgtcattgttaactctagtatttagaactaacTAACCAAGTTAGTCCGgtacagattcaactaacctctctaatgaaattatcgtattaaagAATGCAAAGAACTATTACTAACCACACAAttttcattgaacagattgtaaagtaatttatctcacatttccacaTAATTCGCAATGAAACAAATgcaaatatccaagaactattccaaggattaaatgctgtgatTGCACACTTAGGtttaaacactcttttgttaaggattactgatagtttatcaaatgctggaattgatgcccttaacttaaaaacagccttagaaagtagttctaatgattgtttgagcagtgtactactacatccaggacaatttttacagatcctactatcaattgaaCGAAAGCTAGATGCAACCTACACTATGATTCATCCTGTTAACTCTTACAGTTTATATGCTTACTACAAGTTAACCAGCACACACTCTTTAATGACTGaggatgaattaactgttattgtttccattctcattgctagatcaaagcataattttgaaatgtataagatttatacttGCCCCGTGAAATGGAGACAGGCAAGTATTCATGTAAAGTATATACAGAATTATTATCTACTGATCAGCAAGGATCAAAGATATTTTGTGttcctaaatgaaaatgatttgcatgtGTGTAAAtgtagtcataagttaatttgccctgaataggcagtattcttagacagtagagtgtacagctgtgagaaagaattgtttatgaatcatcgCCCAAGAGATGATTGGGCTAGAATTTTAACgcatctttatcatccatttcttcaacaacattctgaaggtataattttctcatttaactccacccttGAGGTCAGATTTACATGTAAAAATTGTgtacacctgagctaccctttacactcaaattgaattatggtggattaatcttgaatgccacacattgtgatttatcatgcaaactatttgatatgcctagtgtattgacaactacatttcatgcaactggacatttgccattaaTGAGAATGTCATCTGTTTATTACAGTGATTCATACATATTAACgtatggaaagcattccttatcaaggTTTTCTGAAGACAACAATTTAAAGGATATTTATGAAAATTTGatttcttccaataatgagttaaacttcatCGAAGCAGCAAATAAAATTAAGTCCTTTGATTCATCCAGTAATGCTGATGCATACTTGATTGTCAatattgtgtttttattgcttttattaatttgtcttttgtcaacagcatttgtcatCTTGAAGGCACACTTCTCTGTACCGAacattactgtgtctgcaaatgaaatatatGTTTCAATGCCTTCCGAGGCCACAAATGGCGAAATAGGTTCATAACGCCCAGGAGGTCGTTTTAAGCCACCTATGGTTGCCCTTTTCCTCTGTGGAGAGTGACGTAAGGGTCTACGGGTTGCACACAGCCGTACGATACGTAACGCGCTCGCCAGCCGGCCTATCTGGaacgctgacaatttgcttggtcagtacacgtgTGTCCGGGCAGAGTGTGACACAGCCACTGGTCGCTGTCTGCAGCGAGCCGTATTAACTAGAGCGGCCTCAGGcgtgaatatgtctcttttcttagttcaccatggagcctttcaatATGACTGTAATTAGGATGTCAGACATAGTGATGAAGGGTGCACGTTGCGTGCATGTTTTATAatcagcctttgttaataaaactgtttaaactactTCTTGTGTTCGCATACTGCTGTACTTCAAGGACTCACCGCTTaccaatcctgacaaaatattGGTGTAAATCATCATCCAGGGCAACAACACAAACTATCCCCTTATACACATATATTTTGGTGAACAAACTGTACCGTTTGCAAGCCAAATATATCCACAACCACCGATGGAGAGCACAAAATCACGTCAACCAGCTTGTGGTGTGTGCTTACGGCACTGTCTCTCGTGATATGGGATATACCATTTGCATGGACGTCAGTGTTACCTGCTTCGTCCCAAGTGCCGTCAGCTTTAGTCTTGATCCATGGATAATTTCCCCTTTTGATCATaacgatgtggaatgtgtcattttacattcacatcacaaattaatctgTAAATACAGCTATGTTCTGAACATTTataagtgttattattattattattattaaatatgaaGATGAGAGTTGGTAAGTCTTATCCACCAATTTTTACACACTACAATAACAGAAATATGTCTACATGGGAAACTTTcccagttttcaaattttactgtacTATTtgttcagacattttatgtcactggTAAATGATCAAATTTTTTAACTGCAGCAATGTGCAATCCTTTTAAtgaggagtaatgaatgtcattctgatattgtaattatatacatcattgttcctcttgaactgcagtggattatttacatcaATCTTCATTAGGGAATAATATAGTAGCAGTCAAAATGCCAAATTCCTTAACCAGTTATTTACAATATGATCATGGCTGAGCATcacatttttgggcaatgaagGCTTTTTAAAAAAGGTGAGTTAGTCCaattattattccatatgacattattgaaggaaaatatgcaaaatatttcaacTTACTGATTTACCTCTCCCCAGGGTTTGCAATGATTCCAAGTGGATTTGCAACAATTCCAAATGTGACTAAACTAAACTCTTTTAGGAGTTCtaaaatatgctttttccagtttaaattctcaataTGGAAAcctaaaattattgaaattttcaCCACATTTATTAATTCCTCACCATATGTTACACTTATTGTTgtaccctagatgtgcagaaccgaATAAAAATTGAAGGCAAGGCCATTCGGAGAAAACCAATGACACTTAAGAaaattgtttactatttcttctgttgctgtatttaTGTTTGCATCAATTACAATACTAGTTTCACCCACAaaaggaactaattctgcttgtatcTTACACGGAAAATGGTTTAGCTGTATAACGAACAATGAGGGAGCTAAGAGTGAGCCTTGGGGAGCTCCCTATGCGATTTCTCACCATTCAGAGGAATCTCTGCTGATTACGTTGGTTGAGTTACTAAGCACAAcagtctgcattcttttggttagatatagtATCATCAATCAGTCAGTTACACCATCAGTGATTCTTGAATGGATCCGCAACTGAAGACAGGGTTTTTATCAGCAAGAAACTGAGAGTAAGTAGAATGTTCCAACCAATGTCTACGAAGACTTCATGACTAAGTTGggaaatagtgtcatgtatctgtgtcacctctgaatgtagtgcagcattcaatgaaagttacttggtctgccataataatgtgtaacttacttttcaaaGTCCTcttgcaaataggtggaaagacccATTCTTGTTTGTATACACAGTTCCAATCAATCACTGACAGCAGTCACATCcactacataccgggtgatcaaaaagtcagtataaattttaaaaatgaataaatcatggaataatatagatagataggtacaaattgacacacatgcttggaatgacatggggttttattagaaccaaaaaatagaaACGTTAAAAAAATGTCTGGCAGATGGCGCGTcgtctggtcagaatagcaataattagcataacaaagcaaagatgatgttctctacaggaaatgctcaatatgtccaccatcatttctcaacaatagctgtagtcgatgaataatgttgtgaacagcactgtaaagcatgtctggagttatggtgagtcattggagtcggatgttgtctttcagcatccctagagacgtcggtcgatcacgacacgcttgcgacttcacgtaaccccaaagccaataatcgcacggactgaagtctgggggacatgggaggacaagcatgacgaaagtggtggctgagcacacgatcatcaccaaacaaccccatgtcgttccaagtatgtgtgttaatttttacctctctatctacattattccgtggtttattaagttttcaaatttatactgactttttgatcaccaggtacatAGGAGTgatagagattcattggaagactccccTTGGAAATGTAGAAAATCTGCAAAGGAGATAGGTTACAAAAATCTCATTGGTCTGACACCCACACCAGAAAGAACTGATCGAGGAAATAGAGAGCATCAAAAGAAGATAAGTACATTTTGTCAGAGGTTCATTTGTTAGTGTGGAAATGTCACAGAGATGATCAGCCATACCAGTGGCAGGTGCTATAAAAGAAGCTTTCTCCATAATGGTGCAGTTTACTTTAAAATTCTGCAAGTGTAGGttcataaaatattctaccaatgtatcacttcctcctacatatatctcacaaaCAGACCATGAAGGTATACTTACAAAGATTCAAGCTCACACGGGGGCTTATCAACAATATTTCTTCCTGCAGGCTATTTGGGACTGGAATAGGAGAGGGGGGTGGGCGAGGTAGCAGTAACAACAAAAACACTGTGTCACACATACTTAAGATGGCTTGGGAAGAGCAAAGTTTGTAAGCTCACTATCGAATCAAATAACTTGTTTACACCCATACTTTGTAACTATTTCTGTAGTGGAAGAGAGAATCTTTCAAAAcatcattatttatattttactcatctcccccccccccccccccccatctgttaCAATGGATACAGTTACTGCCCATGGAAACTTTGGCAGCTTTCTCCTCCTTTTTCAAGAGACAGAAAGATTCATGTTTTACGTCTGAATTCTAGCCTTTGAAATGGGAAATATTTCTGGCCCACCTTGTCATCTTATTCTGATCATTTACATTTCCTGCATACAATGTATGTAGATTGCTGCTAAGCAACTGCTTCATCACCACACATAGTGGTGTGCAAATGAGGTGAGGTGTAGTGTAGTGAGCTTAAAAGATAAAAGAAATGTAGCAGCCATATacgaaaatgtaatttaatgttcTTTTGACATAATACTTTACAACATGTTCTAGTACAGAACTGTGTATGCTAAGTGAAACACAGAGGCTTATACTTAACAACAACTTGATCATTTTCAATCattactgacacaatattttttatacaTGAAACACATCAAAGGATATCTGAATGTTATATcacaattatttaaagtattcaacATGCAAACAAACTAATCTTATCATGTTGACCTTAATTCTGTAAGCCAAAGAAGATAGCAGGAACCACACTTTAAGTGGAATCTTAGTCATTAAAGCCGATTAACCCAgagtataaaatattttcaacaggaAGGGATTCATAAGGAGTTTGACATAGAATACCTAAAACTGAGCATACactaaaatttttttataaatacagatCTATTTGTTAAAAAATCTATGCAATTAATTGTCAAAAGAACACATTAAATTATGTTGTATATACACTTACATACATATatgcaatataaaaatataaacaaataacatAATACTTTTCAGTTACttaaaaaagaagaggaaaaaaataaCAGGAGGATGTGGAAGAGAAAAACAGATTAAAAAGTTATCCACAGTTGCATAAAAATTGACAATTTCGTTCTTTAAACCTTATTCATGGATTAGAATATCTATAATATGTAACACATTTCTTTCATAAACATCATCAGGCACCTACATGTGCACTTTGTCTAAACTTTGCCATTGTAGCCAGATGTGTGGTCtgaacaaaaaaatatttctccCCCTGATACACTTCACACCATCACAGTTTTTCACAACATGCACTGCAGAGTAAATTTTACGATATATATCATTCCACCATCAGCTGTAATAATTTAAAATTCCTAGTCTTAACACACCCTAAAATTTTCCAATAAGAATGGCAATATTAACAAATTATGACAATTCCAGTCAGTTAGTCTTTGAAAATCTTTGTAGATACAATGTTCGCTGTGGACATTCTTTTATAGCTCCTATATTCCCTCACTAGTGTCAAACTCTTTCTTATAATAAATTAATCATCCTCCACTTCTGCCTCCTGGGGGCGAACATACAAGCCACAAAATTTCAAACTGTGATGTCCCATAGTGAAAGATTGCAGGAAAGTCATCCACAGTGTCTACAACTCATATAAATCCATAGGAGACGGAACTACTGAAAGGGAATTTAAGCACCACCAGCCATTCTGTCTTCCCAGAACTTTACATTTTTCTTAAGCGCATTTTAGTTCGGATATACACACAAATTCCCACTAAATAATACTGTTCCTTAGTTTAGTGATGAAAGTTCTTATTACAGAAAAATTGCAGTTAGTGGTTGAATTATTTGCAGATCAAATGTGAAGAATTAATATAAAGATGGCTCCAGCTCATATCTTACACTCTGTTTGATGAGAACACGTGACTAATTTGCCACAGCAACCCATGGCTCAGGACTTTTGAGGCTATTCCACAGCCGATTTAAATGCTCAAAACATTACTGTGGGGCAGGAAATTTTAACAGTTTTGATAAAACTCCAAAACTTTGGTACCAGATGGCATCACCACCTTCACTTTGTTTTTATATCTGTAAACACTAACATACAAGCAGCTGGACTTCAGAGCTCAAAGATCCACGGCTGATACAACGGAGGTGTGGCACTCATTCCAATAACTGTACGCAGATTCCCAAACGAAGTGTGGACAATCTTCACCCACacaaccctccccacagaataaTTTCTATAATTGTGTAAAACACTTAAGATGTGATGGGCCTTGAACTGACAAAATTTTTCTTGCTAGACTAATAAGGAACATAAATATTGTAAAAGATAAACAGTATTGTGATTCTGTCATGTTTCCTTCgtttaaaataataagaaccacaaTTTCCTTTTAACTGAATTCTTAATGACATTTACTCTTGTGGTGTTACCTATCTTCCGTGACAAAGACGAACTTAGTGAGAATCTGTaactgtgtgttgtcctttgcaatCCTCTAATATGTTTTGTCATTATGAAGTACCACAATTTATGAGTAATTTCACACTGGGATTGTAGAAGATGAAGATAACTGACCATTCTAAGCAACTGTTCCACACTGCTGAGTGAACACAGACAGGCTTTCTGCTGCCAGAAACGCATACGCCTGGGCGTCCAGACTCCACCGCATTCCACTCTGCTCATTTCTTCTTGCGGTCCGCTGTGCACTTTGGACAGAACCACTTGCCCTTCGGTTTTGTCACCAGACCCACGCAAGCAAAGTGGAACCACTCTATAGGACACTGCAAGCACACAGACACATTTACTAGAATAGTGAACAAGGGCTACTGCAAATACAAACAgcacaaaaatatatttaaattaatgACATCACATTTTTTCTCCAGCTCTCCCTGGAAGTGTATGTTCTGAAAGTAGCAAGTGCAACATCAGTGAAAACAAAAATACAATTACATGgaatttaaactgagtttttatcaaaagaaaaaagaaattgaaattacAGGAATGTAGCTGGAAGACTTGTTTCATGCAGCACACAAATTTTTGTCTACATAAACACTCAAATAACACTGGGTGTAGCAATGTAACTTCCCAATTTCAAAATGTAATAAAATCCCCTTTATAAAgcagaatttttatatttatttttaataccgTAGGTACATACTTAATGTTTTGTTTAACACAGTTTTGAAAATCATATCAGGTAAGTAGCACCTCCCCACTGTCCAGGTGCGCCAATGTAGCTTCCTTGGTACAACAATATGAGAAAAAGACAGATTACTACACAccagtgagtagtaatctatcttaTCCTTATATTGTCAATGTAATTTCCTTGTTTAACACGGTCACCATTCAAGCTGCAGCAGCCACAGCGGGACAGGAGTGGTCTTATTCGACAGGTGCAGTTCTGAAGTGTTGTCCTCTTCCAGGTCAGTCAATATTATGCGTCGGAACACTGAGGAGCCTACTTTTTGAACAGATGCTGTGTCACACAACCCAGCTCATCATTCGAAATCGCTCAAACGCAATCCCGTCGGTCCACGTCCTGGACTGGAAATCAATTGTTACACGGGTAATCACGTTCAGACAAACCGCGAGTACGACAATAAGAAGCATTGGAGTCCCTCAGCCCATCACATCATGTGATAGCATTGAGGCAGTGAGAGGTTCAATCTTGCAATCCCCACAGCATTCTGTGTGCAGTCAAGCATCTGTCATTGCACTTTCCGATTACTGAATAAGGCAAATTCTTCATTATCATCCATGGAAGTTGGCGATTGTGCAGAAGCTCTCTGAAGGTGACCCCAATTCTTGGaggaaaacaaaaacacacacacacacacacacacacacacacacacacacacacacaccacaaagcaCAACtagcacacacatgaccactgcctctgGCTACCGAGGCTGGACTGTGAGCAACTATGCATGATGGGAAAAGCAATCTGTGTGGGTGAGGTAAGgaggagtttgggggggggggggggggggggagagggatagtgggggacagtaaagtgctcctCCTACCCACTATTCTTCCCACCCCCCTCGCAGTGGTATTCCGCTGGCTACTGAACCCACAAAATATCCTCACCCATCTCTATTCTCCCACTGTCCTCAACACATGGGTCATatacctgtaatagacctagatgcaagacctgtcccttacatcctcccactactacctactccagtccggtgacAAGCATCGCCTATCTcattaaaggcagggctacctgtgaaaccagtcatatcatccacaagctaagctgcaacctctgtgcagCATTATACGTGGGCGCAACAGCTGACAAGCTGCCTGTCTGCACGAATGGCCAATGCCAAATTGTGTCCAAGAGTGTGCAGgatcacccagttgctgaacatgctgtccaacacaatgttcttcacttcaatgactgctccgcagcctgcaccatctggatccttcctaacaacaccagcttttctgattgCAAGATGTCCTACATTATCTTAACTGCCCTGGCCTGAACCTTGCTTAGTCACTGTTCTTCACCCTGCTCCCACCCCAATACTGCACAACCTTCTATGCACCAATGCACACACAGAGTTTCTTTCCCCTCTTCTCCTATCTCTTttttccccctttctctctcccgcCTAgccctcccgactgcacctagctgccctaccctgtcCCAACAATGTCTCAGAATGCTCCCACAAGCCCTTCCCAGCACCACCCCAGCCACCTCCTTACACCCACCACTCTGATTTCTTCTCCAATCAAGTGCAGCTGGTCACAGTCCAGCCTCAGCAGCAAGAGACAGTGACCATGTGTGTGAGAGCTGTGAATGCTgcagctgatattaccctatatttgtctgaccagaaatcctcactcctatccatttcacttctctGAACTTTACTATAACTTCAATgggcctttgcattcccctttccacactttctagtttccctaccacactcAAATCTCCAACATTCCACACCCTGACTCTTAGAATGTTAAACTTTTGTTGGTTGTTCAATATTCTTCTCTCGGTGACTATCCTTTTGGCGGTCCCCTTTGAAGACCTCATTGGGAGACTAATCCAGAGTCTTCTGCAGtgaagagatcatcgtgacactttttcaattactggccacaagtcctgtggatacacattatgtgtgtgtaatgcagtggttcccactgACTTCTGCAGTCTCATACCATCAATcactgctgattattccgccttctaggggcagtttcccactggaAGGGCAAGAATGTGTCCTGCTACTATGTCAGTTCCTCCGCCCTTTTCAAAGAGGCCATTGGCAGAAGAAGGGTGACTTCTTGTGCCAGAAGTCCGGAAGTGTTTGCCCGCCATTGCTGACGATCTCTATTAAAAATTTAAGCAATAGCATTGTTCAAATCTGGGACCCAGGATGATTTTGATCATTGACTCATTTAAGTACAATTACCTTTTTGGTTACCAAGATAGCTCCTCAGCAACAGTTCATTAAGTTATTtattgcccccctcccccaccccctcaaataaaataaaataaaataaaataaaaaaaataataaaaaaaataaaaaaaatgaatggatgaaaattatGAAAAGTCTTAAAATTGGCTGTGAAACAGCAACATTGCAATTCAGAAAAAaagccaatcagttgcaaatagAGGTTTATTTTccctttatttttaatatttgtaaaaatatcttctccgGAAGTATTGGCCCTATTACAGCACATGATCGctcctgaagaagatatttttacaaatattgaaaCCATGGCCAAgggataataaacctttatttacaactggttggctgatttttttatctatcccaaAAACTATGAAATTCACATATTGTAAGAACTCTATGGGTCTCTAGCAAGTGAAGTATCTTATTAATTTAATTTGGATCTGGAGATGCATTTATTTTTTAAAGGGGCAAAATTTCCACGCCTTAACAAGTTTCCCACTTGAGAACTGGCAAGCAAAATGCTTTGCACAACAGAAGTGTCAACACAGTGAGAGCTCTCATCCCAGTAGTATAAAGATGCCACTAGTAGCATTGGATGAAACAGTCAGCCCACTACCTGTCTAGTACCTGCTACTTTAAATTGGACTACAGGGTGAAATGAAGGACACGAATTTAATCTGAAGAGCACACAAGACTGACAGTGTCACTTGCGCAGAATCTAACACAATAATTGAAAATTCAAATCGGTCAGCAAAGTATGTGACATCAGTAGTGGGGCACACCAAGAAAGGCGAGAGGTTTCAGGTCCGAATACCCAGCCGACACACGATGCGAAAGCAGAAGCGGTACTCACATCGGGGTTGTCGCAGCCGATCATCTCACCGTAGGAGACCTGGTGGCAGAGGCAGTAGGTGGGCTCGTTGGGGTCCACCGGCATGTCCAGCACGTCAGACGGGTGCGCGATGCCCGCCAACGCTGCTGCCACTGCCGCACCGCCGCCCAAGTCCCCGCCGTCGCCGCTGCCTGCACCCCCTGACCCTCCTCCGCTCCCGGCACCGCCGCCCGCACCGCCACCTCCGCCCTTCTTCTGTTTCTTACGGGATGACTTGACCGTGCCGGACCCACCGTCGTCTTCTGAGGATACGCCGCCACGCTTCTTGCTGCGCTCCTTGTCCCTCAGCTTCTTCCGGCCTTCTGTCAAAACGAGGTACACGGTTAGGGCGACTGGGACAGTTGACATTTCACCGACAGTTTGTGTCAAACTggttggctgtgttatttctccaCTGAAACGTATATATGGTTGCTGAAAGAAAGCAGCATTCAATATTATAAGTTTGTGACAGTTAAGAAGAAGTGTTCAATCTGGACTAGGCACATGTTTATAGCAAGATGAGGTGCTACCTGAAAGTCAAcagcatttgaattttgtgtgcaaaTAGTTATAAGTGTAAAGTGTGGTGTCCTCCAAACGAATACTAAAAAGAATTCATTAAATTTTGTTACACAATAAAACGCAAAAGTTTAAAGACCGTCAATTAAACTAAATACCAAGGGATtaacattaagaacaacttaaattggaaccatcacacagaaaatgttgtgagaaggGTGATCTATAGATGTGGCTTTACTGGCAGAAATCTCTGATGATGCAGTCTACTGGGAACTGTATACTATgcttgcccgtcctcttctggagtactgctgtacagtatggaatccttatcagacaaaaaagcctatctatagatacaaaattaaaacactataaaacagttacacaaccagaaataacgtacgCAGCTGAaaatatcttcaaaacaactaatacagcagaaattgacagaatactaaaaatagaaagaataataaTTAGGACATGGATaacaaacagtataaaataaatggacacttgagaatagcatcaaatgaaacagtatataagaaaatagaaccactcgtgagcacgatcaggaagaaacgcatctcactCTTTGGACAtccgatgagaactccagaaaacagaattagtaaaaaaataatacaaaaattgtggaataccaagagtgacattaaatggatcacagaaattaaggaagatataaaagaactccaatttacagtagatgacctaaaaaacaacacAGAGAAGACCAGAATACTGGAAGATCCGCAAACCagcctacaaatgaaaatcaataaaaggagtacagggagAGTGGTctgagatgaagaaagaaagaaaacatctgaaagaatgaaaaaatattgggcagacagaagagcaaatcacctttcatataagaatagactctaataattatatttccTAAATATCAATATAATTTCTGTTGAGCCAAATTGTAACCCTGTGTAACAACTTCTTTACAACTTTATATTTTTGACTTGAGTGGTCCACTGAAGGCCATAAAATATATAGTAAAATAAAAGATAGGATTGACAAACGACATCAAAAAATATCATGATACAGGAGGGAGAGTTTCACGGACATGATACACAAGTTccagcggcaatcattaaaacgaaggcaaactgtttaatctgtcaggaagcttcatatcagtacctgccctgctgcagagtgaaaaattcattctggaaacaacctctCCCAGGCAGTGGCTACACACGCCTCCGCATTATATCATTTCTTCCGCAAGAACTTGTCCCGCAAGATACACAGGAGAAATTCTGTGActtttgaaaggtaggagatgaggtactggcagaagtaaagctgtgaggatgggtcgtcagtcgtgcttgggtaactgttggtagagcacttgcgcacaaaaggcaaaggtcctgggttcaaatcctggtttggcacacagttttaaaatgccaGGACGTTTCAGTCAGAAAAGTGTTTCAATTACTCTTCTGCCAAACACACAAGTGTCAATTGCGTAGCAGTTATGTGGATGTAGAAGCACCACTACACCACTATTTGTCTTCCTGTAACTCCTACTTGAATCAAGAAGGAAAATGGTGATGCCCTGAATGATCCGACCTGTTATTGGTGAGCACATTTCTATTGTCATGCTTCTGTCAGTTTGTGGTTTTGTAGTGGTTGTAAGAGCAGTGTACCTGTATAAAATTTAGTTTTAAACTTGAGCAAACTGCTGTGGAAACACACCAACCATTGAATCAAGCTTTATGAGACCAAGTCAGGT
This Schistocerca gregaria isolate iqSchGreg1 chromosome 11, iqSchGreg1.2, whole genome shotgun sequence DNA region includes the following protein-coding sequences:
- the LOC126295415 gene encoding inhibitor of growth protein 5 translates to MTCALYLEHYLDSLEHLPIELQRNFMLMRDLDKRAQDLMRNIDKLAGEYLQQVRTMPAERRREQMNNIQNLFDKAKEYGDDKVQLAIQTYELVDKHIRRLDSDLARFEAEIQDKAVSNSRNQDDGTSSKKGRKKLRDKERSKKRGGVSSEDDGGSGTVKSSRKKQKKGGGGGAGGGAGSGGGSGGAGSGDGGDLGGGAAVAAALAGIAHPSDVLDMPVDPNEPTYCLCHQVSYGEMIGCDNPDCPIEWFHFACVGLVTKPKGKWFCPKCTADRKKK